Proteins from one Streptomyces genisteinicus genomic window:
- a CDS encoding valine--tRNA ligase, producing MTENSSQPAAPTSELPTQYAPADVEGALYERWVERGYFEADAKSDKPPFTVVIPPPNVTGSLHLGHAFEHTLIDALTRRKRMQGYETLWQPGMDHAGIATQNVVERELAKEGKSRHDLGREAFIERVWQWKGESGGQISGQMRRLGDGVAWSRERFTMDEGLSQAVQTIFKRLYEDELIYRAERIINWCPRCLTAISDIEVEYQDDDGELVSMTYGDGEDTIVVATTRAETMLGDTAVAVHPDDERYRHLIGRQIKLPLTDRSIPVVADTHVDPEFGTGAVKVTPAHDPNDFEIGQRHDLPSLAVMDERAVITVPGPFEGLDRLEARSAIVAALRAEGRIVAEKRPYTHSVGHCSRCKTTIEPRLSLQWWVKVAPLAKAAGDAVRDGRVKIHPQEMEKRYFDWVDNLHDWCISRQLWWGHRIPVWYGPAGEVVCVGPDEEPPTGEGWHQETDVLDTWFSSGLWPFSTLGWPEQTESLAKFYPNSVLVTGYDILFFWVARMMMFGLYAMDGTPPFHTIALHGMVRDQFGKKMSKSFGNAVNPLDWMDKYGSDALRFTLARGANPGVDVPIGEDWVQGSRNFANKIWNATRFALMNGATVEGPLPSPEEMSSTDRWILSRLNKTVAEVDAFYEDYQFAKLSESLFHFAWDEVFDWYVELSKTTFFAGGEQARVSGRVLGEVLDVMLRLLHPVVPFVTDTLWTTLTGGESLVIADWPATVQVPGADAPGGFRDEAAEREIALVQQVVTEVRRFRSDQGLQPGQKVPARLSLDGTALAPHEAAIRQLLRLQPEGEGFHATASLPVAGATVALDLSGTIDVPAERKRLTKDLGAAEKEVAQANAKLGNEAFLAKAPDQVVEKIRTRLATAEAEIARITGQLAALPQA from the coding sequence GTGACCGAGAACTCATCGCAGCCCGCAGCGCCCACCTCCGAACTGCCGACCCAGTACGCGCCGGCCGACGTAGAGGGGGCGCTGTACGAGCGCTGGGTGGAGCGGGGTTACTTCGAGGCCGACGCCAAGAGCGACAAGCCGCCGTTCACCGTCGTCATCCCCCCGCCGAACGTCACCGGAAGCCTCCACCTGGGCCACGCCTTCGAGCACACGCTCATCGACGCCCTCACCCGCCGCAAGCGGATGCAGGGGTACGAGACGCTGTGGCAGCCCGGCATGGACCACGCCGGCATCGCCACCCAGAACGTCGTCGAGCGCGAACTCGCCAAGGAGGGCAAGTCCCGTCACGACCTCGGCCGTGAGGCGTTCATCGAGCGCGTCTGGCAGTGGAAGGGCGAGTCCGGCGGTCAGATCTCCGGCCAGATGCGCCGTCTCGGCGACGGCGTCGCCTGGTCCCGCGAGCGGTTCACCATGGACGAGGGCCTGTCGCAGGCCGTCCAGACGATCTTCAAGCGCCTCTACGAGGACGAGCTGATCTACCGCGCCGAGCGCATCATCAACTGGTGCCCGCGCTGTCTGACCGCGATCTCCGACATCGAGGTCGAGTACCAGGACGACGACGGCGAGCTCGTCTCCATGACGTACGGGGACGGCGAGGACACCATCGTCGTCGCCACCACCCGCGCCGAGACGATGCTCGGCGACACCGCCGTCGCGGTCCACCCCGACGACGAGCGCTACCGGCACCTGATCGGCCGGCAGATCAAGCTGCCGCTCACCGACCGCTCCATCCCGGTCGTCGCGGACACCCACGTCGACCCGGAGTTCGGCACCGGCGCCGTCAAGGTGACGCCCGCCCACGACCCGAACGACTTCGAGATCGGTCAGCGGCACGACCTCCCGTCGCTCGCCGTCATGGACGAGCGCGCCGTCATCACCGTCCCCGGCCCCTTCGAGGGGCTGGACCGGCTGGAGGCGCGCAGCGCCATCGTCGCCGCGCTGCGCGCCGAGGGCCGCATCGTCGCCGAGAAGCGCCCGTACACCCACTCGGTGGGCCACTGCTCGCGCTGCAAGACCACCATCGAGCCGCGGCTGTCGCTGCAGTGGTGGGTCAAGGTCGCCCCGCTGGCGAAGGCGGCCGGCGACGCCGTCCGCGACGGCCGGGTGAAGATCCACCCGCAGGAGATGGAGAAGCGGTACTTCGACTGGGTCGACAACCTCCACGACTGGTGCATCTCGCGCCAGCTCTGGTGGGGCCACCGCATCCCCGTCTGGTACGGCCCGGCGGGCGAGGTCGTCTGCGTCGGCCCCGACGAGGAGCCGCCCACCGGCGAGGGCTGGCACCAGGAGACCGACGTCCTGGACACCTGGTTCTCCTCGGGCCTGTGGCCGTTCTCCACCCTCGGCTGGCCCGAACAGACCGAGAGCCTCGCGAAGTTCTACCCGAACTCCGTCCTGGTCACCGGCTACGACATCCTCTTCTTCTGGGTCGCCCGGATGATGATGTTCGGCCTCTACGCCATGGACGGCACCCCGCCGTTCCACACCATCGCCCTCCACGGCATGGTCCGCGACCAGTTCGGCAAGAAGATGTCCAAGTCCTTCGGCAACGCGGTCAACCCGCTGGACTGGATGGACAAGTACGGCTCCGACGCCCTGCGCTTCACCCTGGCCCGCGGCGCCAACCCGGGCGTCGACGTCCCGATCGGCGAGGACTGGGTCCAGGGCTCGCGCAACTTCGCGAACAAGATCTGGAACGCCACCCGCTTCGCGCTGATGAACGGCGCCACGGTCGAGGGCCCGCTGCCCTCGCCCGAGGAGATGTCGTCCACCGACCGGTGGATCCTGTCGCGCCTGAACAAGACGGTCGCCGAGGTCGACGCCTTCTACGAGGACTACCAGTTCGCCAAGCTCTCCGAGTCCCTGTTCCACTTCGCCTGGGACGAGGTCTTCGACTGGTACGTCGAGCTCTCCAAGACGACGTTCTTCGCCGGCGGCGAGCAGGCACGGGTCTCCGGCCGGGTCCTCGGCGAGGTCCTCGACGTGATGCTGCGCCTGCTGCACCCCGTCGTCCCGTTCGTCACCGACACCCTGTGGACGACGCTGACCGGTGGCGAGTCGCTGGTGATCGCCGACTGGCCCGCCACTGTGCAGGTTCCTGGCGCTGACGCGCCGGGCGGCTTCCGCGACGAGGCCGCCGAGCGGGAGATCGCCCTCGTCCAGCAGGTCGTCACCGAGGTCCGCCGCTTCCGCAGCGACCAGGGCCTCCAGCCCGGCCAGAAGGTCCCGGCCCGGCTCTCCCTGGACGGCACCGCCCTGGCGCCCCACGAGGCGGCCATCCGCCAGCTGCTGCGCCTCCAGCCGGAGGGCGAGGGCTTCCACGCCACCGCCTCCCTGCCGGTCGCCGGGGCCACGGTCGCCCTGGACCTCTCCGGCACGATCGACGTCCCGGCCGAGCGCAAGCGCCTGACCAAGGACCTCGGCGCGGCCGAGAAGGAGGTCGCCCAGGCCAACGCCAAGCTGGGCAACGAGGCCTTCCTGGCCAAGGCGCCCGACCAGGTCGTGGAGAAGATCCGCACCCGCCTGGCGACGGCCGAGGCCGAGATCGCCCGCATCACCGGCCAGCTCGCGGCCCTGCCGCAGGCCTGA